A portion of the Chlamydia caviae GPIC genome contains these proteins:
- the dnaG gene encoding DNA primase — translation MYTEESLDNLRHSIDIIEVLSEHLHLKRSGATYKACCPFHVEKTPSFIINPTGAYYHCFGCGAHGDAISFLMNHLGYSFSEAVLTLSKKFHVDLIVKIKDTQSPFSTGAKDELRQINSEAEKLFRFCLYQLAEGREALQYLYRRGFSPDTIDRFHLGYAPEQTLFIQAMREKDISEKQLEDAGFIGNKWFLFSRRIIFPVHDALGHTIGFSSRKFLENTRGSKYVNTPETIIFKKSRALFGLHLSRRRIAKEKRVILVEGQADCLQMIDSGFNCTLAAQGTSFTEDHVKELSKLGVLKAYLLFDGDDAGVKAAIRVGDMCQTAGIAVMVCRLPKGEDPDSFLMHKGARLLGELLDQSEDYLTFLVSEKIRVYPNFSPREKALVIEETITQIKKWGNLIVVYEHLKQLASLMMIPESMVFSLAKLESGITPSKAPVANKEKLPKIHSDVIIETDILRCMLFCKPHNISIPHTAKNYFTAMDFKHPECRKLFSHLIEYYEKHHSNLPFDKALSLLEDKIIIELLIKRRINTDCLENVFVQSLQKLADRQWREHRHPLASQSKSPQGQKLSILEDYVRLRKDRVIVTLLDPQEC, via the coding sequence ATGTATACAGAAGAAAGTTTAGATAATCTTAGACACAGCATTGATATTATCGAAGTGCTTTCGGAACACCTCCATTTAAAAAGAAGTGGAGCTACCTATAAAGCGTGTTGTCCCTTTCATGTAGAAAAAACGCCTTCTTTTATTATCAATCCGACAGGGGCTTACTACCATTGTTTTGGTTGTGGAGCTCACGGGGATGCTATTAGTTTTTTAATGAACCATCTCGGGTATTCATTTAGTGAGGCTGTTCTCACTTTATCGAAGAAATTTCATGTAGATTTAATTGTTAAAATTAAGGATACACAATCTCCTTTCTCAACAGGCGCTAAGGATGAATTACGTCAAATTAACAGTGAGGCAGAAAAACTTTTCCGTTTCTGTTTGTATCAGCTTGCTGAGGGGAGGGAAGCTTTACAATATTTGTATCGTCGGGGATTCTCTCCAGATACTATAGACCGTTTTCATTTAGGCTATGCTCCCGAACAAACCTTGTTTATCCAAGCAATGCGGGAAAAAGATATTTCTGAAAAACAGCTTGAAGATGCAGGTTTCATAGGAAATAAATGGTTTTTATTTTCCCGTAGAATCATTTTCCCTGTCCATGATGCCTTAGGGCATACCATAGGGTTTTCATCGAGAAAATTTTTGGAAAATACACGGGGGAGTAAGTATGTCAACACTCCTGAAACTATTATTTTTAAAAAGTCTCGAGCTCTTTTTGGACTCCATCTATCTCGGAGAAGAATAGCGAAAGAAAAACGTGTGATTCTAGTTGAAGGTCAGGCGGATTGCTTGCAGATGATAGACTCAGGGTTTAACTGTACTCTTGCTGCTCAAGGAACCTCTTTCACTGAAGATCACGTAAAAGAATTAAGTAAACTAGGTGTTCTTAAAGCTTATCTACTTTTCGATGGTGATGATGCTGGAGTGAAAGCTGCCATTCGTGTTGGAGATATGTGCCAGACGGCAGGGATCGCTGTTATGGTCTGTCGTCTTCCCAAAGGAGAAGACCCTGATTCCTTTTTAATGCATAAAGGAGCTCGACTTCTTGGAGAGCTACTAGATCAAAGTGAGGATTACCTCACTTTTCTTGTTAGTGAAAAAATTCGTGTGTATCCGAATTTTTCTCCAAGAGAGAAGGCTCTGGTAATTGAAGAGACGATTACACAGATTAAAAAGTGGGGGAACCTTATTGTTGTCTACGAGCATCTCAAGCAGTTAGCTTCTTTGATGATGATCCCTGAAAGTATGGTATTTTCCTTAGCGAAATTAGAATCAGGAATCACACCGAGCAAGGCCCCTGTAGCTAATAAAGAGAAGTTACCAAAAATTCATTCCGATGTGATTATTGAAACCGATATTTTGCGCTGCATGCTATTTTGCAAACCCCATAACATCAGTATTCCTCATACAGCAAAAAATTACTTCACAGCTATGGATTTCAAACATCCTGAGTGTAGAAAGCTATTTTCCCATCTGATTGAATATTACGAAAAACATCACAGTAATCTTCCTTTTGACAAAGCGCTATCCTTGTTGGAAGATAAGATCATCATAGAGCTTTTAATAAAACGACGTATAAATACCGACTGTCTTGAGAACGTATTTGTACAATCTTTACAGAAGCTCGCAGATCGTCAGTGGAGGGAACACCGTCATCCACTCGCAAGTCAATCAAAAAGCCCCCAGGGACAGAAACTCTCCATTCTCGAAGATTATGTCCGTTTACGTAAAGATAGGGTTATAGTTACTCTCCTAGATCCCCAGGAATGTTAG
- the mutS gene encoding DNA mismatch repair protein MutS, which translates to MTSKKPTPMMKQWHQCKEQAGESLLLFRMGDFYEAFYDDAVLLSQNLDINLTQRQGIPMSGIPVSTVNGYIDRLVSKGFKVAIAEQIEEAQNNKGKSEPLARELQRFVTPGTLLSSSLLPEKANNYIVSIYRVGSLFGFSCLDFSTGAFLLNEYDNMKDLIDEICRLAPTEILSCDKFYKKHFEIVEQIQQHLKLTLSTYSDWAFEHQFATQKLSSHFNVSSLDGFGLKGLVPAINAAGALLSYLQDKLLLPVEHISVPKTHGNQKHLLIDTASQVNLELLTPIHDPQGKSSLLHVMERTCTPMGGRLLRNTLVNPFYDQKEILLRQDAVEFLLNRSELRKNLRSFLSQVRDLERLTTKITTALAGPKDIGMLRDSLNASMHICEILSPLPLPEFFHGKFTLGLGLASLLELLSKALFGELPLRISDGNIFSDDHHPDLKRLRYTRENSKEWLWQYQDAIRTQTGVKKLKVCYSQVLGYYIEVSSDLAPLLPKDFIRRQSRLHAERFTTEKLQEFQDDMLNVSDKLQTLETQLFKDLCAQILEQRDAILSLSQVIADTDYILSLADLAAEYGYCRPIVDTSDSLSITGGMHPVAQTLLDRGTFIPNDIKMHSARTRMILITGPNMAGKSTYIRQIALLIIMAQMGSFIPARSAHIGMIDKIFTRIGAGDNLSKGMSTFMVEMAETANILHNATDRSLIVLDEVGRGTSTYDGLAIAQSVVEYLLFTEGKKAKTLFATHYKELTDLENHCPHVENFHAGVRENGGHPVFLYEILKGHSQKSFGIHVAKLAGFPLCVISRAQQILRQLEGPETTSKQTQEKVQQLTLF; encoded by the coding sequence ATGACATCAAAAAAACCTACACCTATGATGAAGCAATGGCATCAATGTAAGGAGCAAGCAGGAGAGTCTCTCCTTCTCTTCCGCATGGGGGATTTTTACGAGGCTTTCTATGACGATGCTGTTTTGCTCTCTCAGAATTTAGATATTAATCTCACGCAAAGACAAGGGATTCCTATGAGTGGAATTCCTGTATCTACAGTAAACGGGTATATAGACCGTTTGGTGAGTAAAGGATTCAAAGTTGCTATTGCCGAACAGATCGAAGAAGCACAAAACAATAAAGGAAAATCCGAACCTTTAGCTAGAGAACTGCAGAGATTTGTCACTCCAGGAACATTACTTTCTTCCTCACTACTTCCTGAAAAAGCGAATAATTATATTGTCTCTATCTATCGTGTTGGCTCTTTATTTGGATTTTCATGTTTAGATTTCTCCACAGGAGCATTTCTGTTAAACGAATACGACAATATGAAAGATCTTATTGATGAAATCTGTCGTTTAGCCCCTACAGAAATCTTAAGCTGTGACAAATTCTATAAAAAACACTTTGAGATCGTAGAACAAATCCAACAGCATTTAAAACTTACTTTATCTACCTACTCTGACTGGGCATTCGAGCATCAGTTTGCTACGCAGAAGTTATCCTCCCATTTCAATGTATCGTCCTTGGATGGTTTCGGCCTCAAAGGTCTCGTTCCTGCTATTAACGCAGCAGGGGCTCTACTTTCCTATCTTCAAGATAAACTTCTTTTACCTGTTGAGCACATTTCCGTACCCAAAACACACGGAAATCAAAAACACTTGCTCATAGATACTGCGTCTCAAGTAAACCTTGAGCTTTTAACCCCTATACATGATCCTCAAGGGAAGAGTTCTCTTTTACATGTTATGGAACGCACCTGCACTCCTATGGGGGGCAGACTACTACGTAATACTTTAGTCAATCCTTTTTACGATCAAAAAGAAATCTTGCTACGTCAAGATGCTGTGGAGTTTCTTTTGAATCGTTCGGAATTAAGAAAAAATCTACGATCTTTCCTGTCCCAAGTACGCGATCTAGAACGTTTAACTACGAAGATTACCACGGCATTAGCAGGTCCTAAAGATATAGGGATGCTTCGTGATTCATTAAATGCTAGTATGCATATTTGTGAGATTCTTTCTCCCCTACCTCTACCAGAATTTTTCCATGGAAAATTCACCCTAGGTCTTGGCCTAGCTTCTCTTTTAGAACTACTTTCTAAAGCTCTTTTTGGAGAACTACCTTTAAGAATCTCCGATGGAAATATTTTCTCTGATGATCACCATCCCGACCTTAAGCGCCTACGCTATACTCGTGAAAATTCCAAAGAGTGGTTGTGGCAATATCAAGATGCTATCCGCACACAAACGGGAGTTAAAAAACTTAAAGTCTGCTATTCCCAAGTTTTAGGCTATTATATAGAAGTGAGTAGCGATCTTGCTCCTCTATTACCTAAAGATTTTATCCGCAGGCAATCACGTCTACATGCTGAGCGTTTTACAACAGAGAAGCTGCAAGAATTCCAAGATGACATGCTTAATGTTTCCGATAAATTGCAGACGTTAGAGACGCAATTATTTAAGGATTTATGTGCGCAAATTCTTGAACAACGTGATGCAATTCTTTCTCTATCTCAAGTCATCGCGGATACAGACTATATTCTTTCTCTTGCTGACCTTGCTGCAGAATATGGTTATTGTCGTCCTATTGTAGATACTAGCGACTCTCTGTCTATAACGGGAGGGATGCATCCTGTCGCACAAACATTATTAGATCGGGGAACTTTTATCCCCAATGATATAAAAATGCATAGTGCACGGACACGAATGATTTTAATCACGGGTCCAAATATGGCGGGGAAATCCACCTATATCCGACAAATTGCTCTGCTTATCATTATGGCACAAATGGGTTCGTTTATCCCTGCAAGATCTGCGCATATCGGCATGATTGATAAAATCTTCACGCGTATAGGTGCTGGAGATAATCTATCTAAAGGGATGTCTACATTCATGGTGGAAATGGCAGAAACAGCTAATATTTTACATAATGCTACGGACCGCTCTTTAATCGTTCTTGATGAGGTCGGTCGAGGAACAAGTACTTATGATGGCTTAGCAATTGCACAATCCGTTGTAGAGTATCTGCTATTTACCGAAGGGAAAAAAGCTAAAACTCTATTCGCCACGCATTATAAAGAACTTACAGATCTAGAGAATCACTGTCCGCATGTAGAAAATTTCCATGCGGGGGTGAGAGAAAATGGCGGCCATCCTGTATTCTTATATGAGATTCTTAAAGGACATTCTCAGAAAAGTTTTGGAATACACGTTGCGAAACTTGCTGGCTTTCCTCTTTGTGTGATATCGAGGGCTCAACAGATCTTACGTCAATTAGAAGGCCCGGAAACGACTTCTAAGCAAACCCAAGAAAAAGTTCAGCAACTTACGTTGTTTTAA